A stretch of the Streptosporangium sp. NBC_01755 genome encodes the following:
- the mtrA gene encoding MtrAB system response regulator MtrA produces the protein MKGRVLVVDDDAALAEMLGIVLRGEGFEPSFVSDGDKALDAFRDTRPDLVLLDLMLPGADGIDVCRRIRAESGVPIVMLTAKSDTIDVVLGLESGADDYIVKPFKPKELVARVRARLRRTDEPTPEILQIGDITIDVAGHSVKREDETINLTPLEFDLLVALARKPRQVFTREVLLEQVWGYRHAADTRLVNVHVQRLRAKIEKDPEHPEIVVTVRGVGYKAGPA, from the coding sequence ATGAAAGGACGCGTGCTGGTCGTCGACGACGACGCCGCTCTCGCTGAGATGCTCGGTATCGTGCTGCGCGGGGAGGGTTTCGAACCTTCCTTCGTCTCCGATGGTGACAAGGCGCTTGACGCGTTCCGTGATACTCGGCCGGATCTTGTCCTGCTCGACCTGATGCTGCCCGGCGCCGACGGGATCGACGTCTGCCGCCGGATCCGGGCCGAGTCCGGGGTGCCGATCGTCATGCTGACGGCCAAGAGCGACACCATCGACGTGGTGCTCGGGCTGGAGTCCGGGGCCGACGACTACATCGTCAAGCCCTTCAAGCCCAAGGAACTCGTCGCCAGGGTGCGAGCCAGGCTGCGCCGCACCGACGAGCCGACGCCGGAGATCCTGCAGATCGGCGACATCACCATCGACGTCGCCGGGCACTCGGTCAAGCGGGAGGACGAGACGATAAACCTCACCCCGCTGGAGTTCGACCTGCTGGTCGCCCTCGCCCGCAAGCCGCGCCAGGTCTTCACCCGCGAGGTTCTGCTGGAGCAGGTCTGGGGCTACCGTCACGCGGCCGACACCCGCCTGGTCAACGTGCACGTCCAGCGGCTGCGAGCGAAGATCGAGAAGGACCCCGAGCATCCCGAGATCGTCGTGACGGTCCGGGGAGTCGGTTACAAGGCCGGCCCGGCCTAG
- the mtrB gene encoding MtrAB system histidine kinase MtrB: protein MPPAPKKRRRTPRQLLRGVRRRTRRAAGRVRRVFWRSLQLRVVTSTMVISIVVVVVLGVFLMQQIVRATLETRESAAKSEAQADRNAVLGYLNQPAEAAKQPVEPGQVLQPGGSGPLSQATEALARRAGSASRYSVIIRNEGLPGEFYGTTNIDPVSIPPRQRDELFKKEAGKDSTWYTPLYYKGQPDPVPGMIIGTRLDTWGTRLDSSYEIYHLVPLDKEEQTLAYVQQMLILVGAGLVLLLAAISSLVTRQVVTPVRLARQAAERLAAGRLDERLKVRGEDDLARLATSFNEMAANLALKIHQLEELSQVQRQFVSDVSHELRTPLTTVRMAADLLYDAREDFDPMAARSAELMQNQLNRFEAMLADLLEISRYDAGAADLDVDPVDVRDVVLRAVADSEALAERHATRFDLRLPGEPCMAEMDSRRVERILRNLLFNAIEHGEGRDIVVSVAADRDAVAVAVRDHGVGLKPGEENLVFDRFWRADPSRARTIGGTGLGLAISREDAILHGGWLQAWGSHGEGAQFRLSLPRVAGAVLRGSPLPLVPPEVEMRRTWRGHMTPVLSPAVADGGRDAG, encoded by the coding sequence ATGCCTCCCGCACCGAAGAAACGCCGCCGCACCCCGCGCCAGCTGCTGCGGGGTGTCCGGCGTCGTACCCGGCGGGCGGCCGGGCGGGTGCGCCGTGTCTTCTGGCGCTCGCTCCAGCTGCGCGTGGTCACCAGCACGATGGTCATCTCCATCGTGGTCGTCGTCGTGCTCGGCGTCTTCCTCATGCAGCAGATCGTCAGGGCCACCCTGGAGACCAGGGAGAGCGCGGCGAAGAGCGAGGCCCAGGCCGACAGGAACGCGGTGCTCGGCTACCTCAACCAGCCGGCCGAGGCCGCCAAGCAGCCCGTCGAGCCGGGCCAGGTGCTCCAGCCGGGGGGGAGCGGCCCGCTCAGCCAGGCCACCGAGGCGCTCGCGCGGCGGGCCGGGTCCGCCAGCCGCTACTCGGTGATCATCCGTAACGAGGGGCTACCGGGGGAGTTCTACGGCACCACGAACATCGACCCCGTCAGCATCCCGCCCAGGCAGCGCGACGAGCTGTTCAAGAAGGAGGCGGGCAAGGACAGCACCTGGTACACCCCGCTGTACTACAAGGGGCAGCCCGATCCGGTGCCCGGGATGATCATCGGCACCCGCCTGGACACCTGGGGGACCAGGCTCGACTCGTCGTACGAGATCTACCACCTCGTCCCGCTGGACAAGGAGGAGCAGACGCTCGCCTACGTCCAGCAGATGCTCATCCTTGTCGGCGCCGGCCTGGTGCTGCTGCTGGCCGCGATCTCCTCCCTGGTCACCCGCCAGGTCGTCACGCCGGTGCGGCTGGCCAGGCAGGCCGCCGAGCGGCTGGCCGCCGGGCGCCTGGACGAGCGTCTGAAGGTCCGCGGCGAGGACGACCTGGCCCGCCTGGCCACCTCCTTCAACGAGATGGCCGCCAACCTGGCACTGAAGATCCACCAGCTGGAGGAGCTCTCCCAGGTACAGCGGCAGTTCGTCTCGGACGTCTCGCACGAGCTGCGCACCCCGCTGACCACCGTGCGGATGGCCGCCGACCTGCTCTACGACGCCCGTGAGGACTTCGACCCGATGGCCGCGCGCTCGGCCGAGCTGATGCAGAACCAGCTCAACCGGTTCGAGGCGATGCTCGCCGATCTCCTGGAGATCAGCCGCTACGACGCGGGCGCGGCCGACCTCGACGTCGACCCCGTGGACGTCAGGGACGTGGTGCTCCGCGCCGTCGCCGACTCCGAGGCGCTGGCCGAGCGCCACGCCACCCGCTTCGACCTGCGCCTGCCCGGTGAGCCCTGCATGGCGGAGATGGACAGCCGCAGGGTCGAGCGCATCCTGCGCAACCTGCTGTTCAACGCGATAGAGCACGGCGAGGGCCGGGACATCGTCGTCTCGGTCGCCGCCGACAGGGACGCGGTGGCGGTGGCGGTACGCGACCACGGGGTGGGGTTGAAACCCGGCGAGGAGAACCTGGTCTTCGACCGGTTCTGGCGGGCCGACCCGTCTCGGGCGCGCACAATCGGCGGTACGGGCCTTGGGCTGGCCATCTCCAGGGAGGACGCCATCCTGCACGGCGGCTGGCTGCAGGCCTGGGGCTCGCACGGGGAGGGGGCGCAGTTCCGGCTCTCGCTGCCCAGGGTGGCGGGGGCGGTGCTTCGGGGCTCGCCGCTGCCGCTGGTCCCGCCGGAGGTGGAGATGCGCCGCACGTGGCGGGGACACATGACGCCGGTGCTGTCGCCGGCGGTGGCCGACGGGGGACGCGATGCCGGCTGA
- a CDS encoding LpqB family beta-propeller domain-containing protein: MPAESMRKAGTATLAVALAVALVFGVTACSVIPTGGKSVVAVDNERKGNPLDNPYARVIAMPPKAAWSPQEVVTGFRAAMASPDDPDFRVAREYLTDDFADKWNPHSGVTVYRQGDYERFAPLRDEDKHAQVTLKGTKTAVIDQDGRYRPSGGLLNQPFTLAKDAGGEWRISAAPDGLLLSEADVARGYLPVDLYFLDSQWKGLVVDQVRVPIDPGANFAKTTVERLLRGPSSSLKGAVRSAFAGTELIDVTTENNRVVVDLTERVDPGLIDPMSAQLAATLTALTQGGWGFEVKVNGESYYADTPLQIDAQEQSNFDPWTSPDTAASFYLADGALWLLDKENVGRPVPGRAGQKESGLTRPAISGQSVQQVAALSRDGRSVSVAPLAAGGEWRVWTTGESLIPPSWDRHHTLWTVDRPNDHASIVTRHDGDNKHRYRVSAPDLETVYVKSLKVARDGVHVAVVVKDGLGEQVHVGTVIGERENTRITNLQVVVDSENKRTIEDIAWKDGKTLYALTGKSELLEASVTAEPKPLAFDSRIGIESITALDGILLAGAKDDQDNRQVLYWNSTKWEPLVKNETGSTDFTENGPSSPAFPLG; encoded by the coding sequence ATGCCGGCTGAGAGCATGCGGAAGGCGGGGACGGCGACCCTGGCCGTCGCCCTGGCCGTCGCCCTGGTCTTCGGGGTGACCGCCTGCTCGGTCATCCCCACCGGGGGCAAGTCCGTCGTCGCGGTCGACAACGAGCGCAAGGGCAACCCGCTGGACAACCCATACGCGCGGGTCATCGCCATGCCGCCGAAGGCCGCGTGGTCGCCCCAGGAGGTCGTCACCGGCTTCCGCGCCGCGATGGCGAGCCCCGACGACCCCGACTTCCGGGTCGCCCGCGAATACCTCACCGACGACTTCGCGGACAAGTGGAACCCGCACAGCGGTGTCACGGTCTACCGGCAGGGCGACTACGAGAGGTTCGCGCCGCTGCGGGATGAGGACAAGCATGCCCAGGTCACGCTCAAGGGCACCAAAACCGCCGTCATCGATCAGGACGGTCGCTACCGTCCGAGCGGCGGTCTCCTGAATCAGCCCTTCACGCTCGCCAAGGACGCGGGCGGGGAGTGGCGCATCAGCGCGGCCCCCGACGGTCTCCTGCTCTCCGAGGCCGACGTCGCCCGCGGCTACCTCCCCGTGGATCTCTACTTTCTCGACTCCCAGTGGAAGGGGCTGGTGGTCGATCAGGTGCGGGTACCGATCGACCCGGGCGCCAACTTCGCCAAGACGACCGTGGAGCGGCTGCTTCGGGGGCCGAGCAGCTCCCTCAAGGGCGCGGTGCGCTCCGCCTTCGCCGGCACCGAGCTCATCGACGTCACCACCGAGAACAACCGGGTCGTCGTCGACCTCACCGAGCGGGTGGACCCCGGCCTGATCGACCCGATGTCGGCCCAGCTGGCCGCGACGCTCACCGCGCTCACCCAGGGCGGCTGGGGCTTCGAGGTCAAGGTGAACGGCGAGTCGTACTACGCCGACACGCCTCTGCAGATCGACGCCCAGGAGCAGTCGAACTTCGACCCGTGGACGAGCCCCGACACCGCCGCCTCGTTCTATCTCGCCGACGGCGCGCTCTGGCTGCTGGACAAGGAGAACGTCGGGCGACCCGTGCCGGGCAGGGCCGGCCAGAAGGAGAGCGGGCTCACCCGCCCGGCGATCAGCGGCCAGTCGGTGCAGCAGGTGGCGGCGCTCTCCCGGGACGGCAGGAGCGTCTCCGTCGCGCCGCTCGCCGCGGGCGGCGAGTGGCGGGTGTGGACCACCGGCGAATCCCTCATCCCGCCGTCCTGGGACCGCCACCACACGCTCTGGACCGTCGACCGGCCCAACGACCACGCCTCGATCGTGACCCGGCACGACGGCGACAACAAGCACCGCTACCGGGTGTCGGCCCCCGACCTGGAGACGGTCTACGTCAAGTCGCTGAAGGTCGCGCGGGACGGCGTGCACGTCGCGGTGGTCGTCAAGGACGGGCTGGGCGAGCAGGTCCACGTCGGCACCGTCATCGGTGAGCGGGAGAACACGCGCATCACCAACCTTCAGGTCGTGGTGGACAGTGAGAACAAGCGGACGATCGAGGACATCGCCTGGAAGGACGGCAAGACCCTCTACGCGCTCACCGGTAAGTCGGAGCTGCTGGAGGCGTCGGTCACCGCCGAGCCGAAGCCCCTGGCCTTCGACTCGCGGATAGGGATAGAGAGCATCACCGCGCTGGACGGCATCCTGCTGGCCGGAGCCAAGGACGACCAGGACAACCGGCAGGTCCTGTACTGGAACTCCACCAAGTGGGAACCGCTGGTCAAGAACGAGACCGGTTCGACGGACTTCACGGAGAACGGCCCGTCCTCGCCGGCCTTCCCCCTGGGCTGA
- a CDS encoding ComF family protein — translation MTTAMLDLILPPRCAGCDAPGSLVCPRCAAELHGRPARRMPDPAPPGLPECWSAAEYTPAVRRAVIAYKERGRTALASPLAGALALAVATAAGERPVLLVPVPSARPALRRRGHDPVARLAELAAGCLRQAGWPATVARVLAQRRRVADQAGLSSLQRAENLSAAFSVTLGRNAPVPRSWGGTEVIVLVDDIVTTGATLAEAARAMREVGVTPSLAATVAATRRRVRTHNHDGE, via the coding sequence GTGACGACCGCCATGCTCGACCTGATCCTGCCGCCCCGCTGCGCCGGATGCGACGCGCCGGGCTCCCTCGTCTGTCCCCGCTGCGCGGCCGAGCTGCACGGCAGGCCCGCGCGCCGGATGCCCGACCCCGCCCCGCCGGGCCTGCCGGAGTGCTGGTCGGCGGCCGAGTACACCCCCGCCGTGCGGCGGGCGGTCATCGCCTACAAGGAGCGCGGCCGCACGGCCCTCGCCTCTCCCCTGGCCGGGGCGCTGGCCCTGGCCGTCGCCACGGCGGCCGGTGAGCGGCCGGTGCTGCTCGTGCCGGTGCCCAGCGCCCGCCCGGCCTTGAGGCGACGCGGGCACGACCCGGTGGCCCGGCTCGCGGAGCTGGCGGCCGGTTGCCTCCGCCAGGCCGGCTGGCCCGCGACGGTGGCGAGGGTTCTCGCCCAGCGTCGCCGTGTCGCCGACCAGGCGGGGCTGAGTTCCCTCCAGCGGGCCGAGAACCTGTCCGCGGCCTTCTCTGTCACGCTCGGCCGCAACGCGCCTGTGCCGCGATCCTGGGGTGGCACAGAGGTGATTGTGCTGGTCGACGACATCGTCACCACCGGGGCGACGCTCGCGGAGGCGGCGAGGGCGATGCGCGAGGTGGGCGTGACGCCTTCCCTCGCCGCCACGGTCGCCGCTACACGCCGGAGAGTCCGAACTCACAACCATGACGGAGAGTAA
- the hpf gene encoding ribosome hibernation-promoting factor, HPF/YfiA family — protein MEIIVKGRHTGVSDRFRDHVNTKLARIERLDHKLIRVDVEVSKERNPRIVDQRERVELTIHSRGPAVRAEASADDRFAALDIALGKLEGRLRRLADRRKIHHGNHCPPSVAELTATALAETFESAPARSFTEQAEAEPPEDKDIIPIQMDGDGPLMVREKFHKADPITIDQALLEMELVGHDFYLFRDKESGQPSVVYLRQGYNYGVLRLVEP, from the coding sequence ATGGAGATCATCGTCAAGGGTCGGCACACCGGAGTGAGTGACCGATTCCGTGACCACGTGAACACCAAGCTGGCCAGGATCGAGCGTTTGGATCACAAGCTCATTCGCGTTGACGTGGAGGTGTCCAAAGAACGTAATCCCCGTATCGTCGATCAGCGAGAGCGTGTTGAGCTCACCATCCATTCACGTGGTCCAGCGGTCCGGGCGGAGGCCTCGGCCGACGACCGTTTCGCCGCCCTTGACATCGCACTCGGCAAGCTCGAAGGACGGCTGCGGCGCCTCGCCGACCGCAGGAAGATCCACCACGGCAACCACTGCCCTCCTTCGGTCGCCGAACTGACGGCCACCGCGCTCGCGGAGACGTTCGAAAGCGCCCCGGCCCGGTCGTTCACCGAGCAGGCCGAAGCCGAACCTCCCGAGGACAAGGACATCATCCCGATCCAGATGGACGGGGATGGGCCGCTGATGGTCAGGGAGAAGTTCCACAAGGCCGATCCCATCACGATCGACCAGGCACTTCTCGAGATGGAGTTGGTGGGACACGACTTCTACCTATTCCGTGACAAGGAGAGCGGGCAGCCGAGCGTCGTATACCTGCGTCAGGGGTACAACTACGGCGTGCTGCGGCTCGTCGAGCCCTGA
- a CDS encoding response regulator transcription factor, giving the protein MTEPDDATSPTGHGEPIRVLIVDDHALIRRSLEMALAAETDIEVVGEASDGQEAVELADRLTPDVMLMDVRMPRRSGIEATREIKASVPSTRIIMLTVSDEEEDLFEAIKAGATGYLLKNVQLDEVPEAVRGVHEGQSLINPAMAAKLISEFANMSRKEAERPPQLPVPRLTEREMEVLRLVAKGMNNREIAKQLFISENTVKNHVRNILDKLQLHSRMEAVVYAVRERMLEIT; this is encoded by the coding sequence GTGACGGAACCCGACGACGCAACCAGCCCGACCGGGCACGGCGAACCGATCCGCGTGCTGATCGTTGACGATCACGCGCTGATCCGTCGCAGTCTGGAGATGGCGCTGGCCGCGGAGACGGACATCGAGGTTGTCGGCGAGGCGAGCGACGGGCAGGAAGCGGTCGAACTCGCCGACCGCCTCACTCCGGATGTCATGCTCATGGACGTCCGGATGCCACGCAGGAGCGGTATCGAGGCCACTCGTGAGATCAAGGCCTCGGTACCGAGTACGCGGATCATCATGTTGACCGTGAGTGACGAGGAAGAGGATCTCTTCGAGGCGATCAAGGCGGGTGCCACCGGCTACCTGTTGAAGAACGTCCAGCTCGACGAGGTGCCGGAGGCCGTACGCGGCGTCCACGAAGGGCAGTCGCTGATCAATCCGGCGATGGCCGCCAAACTCATCAGTGAGTTCGCCAACATGAGCCGCAAGGAGGCCGAGCGGCCCCCGCAGCTCCCCGTCCCGCGCCTGACCGAGCGGGAGATGGAGGTGCTCCGTCTGGTCGCGAAGGGGATGAACAACCGCGAGATCGCCAAGCAGCTGTTCATCTCCGAGAACACAGTGAAGAACCACGTCAGGAACATCCTGGACAAGCTCCAGCTCCACTCCCGGATGGAGGCGGTGGTCTACGCGGTCCGTGAGCGGATGCTTGAGATCACCTGA
- a CDS encoding winged helix-turn-helix domain-containing protein: MKLSLSSDEARRVILRAQGFLGAQSRRGGAGAALRRLGAVQLDTISVLARSHELVAYARLGAVGRAEVERAYWDEPARAFEYWCHAACVLPIDDWPLYAFRRRYFRARKFRWHEVPDSVEAVLRRVRENGPITTADIGGAKKGGPWWDWSDSKIAIEWLLDTGEVVCTRRVGWRRVYDLAERTVPAHLLAEELSDTECVTRLAGIAGRALGVATRADLVDFLRLKAPAALLLDGCLRDGSAGLVPVRVPEWPERAADAWADPVALETGPRGRHRTTPLSPFDSLVWDRARTARVFGFNHRLEAYVPRERRVHGYFTMPVLAGGRLIGRVDPAREGATLVARQVSLEPGVTPGRGATWMAEALWEAASWVGCDAVRVERVDPLLAGPLQDALGRAR; the protein is encoded by the coding sequence ATGAAGCTCTCCCTCTCCTCAGACGAGGCCCGCCGCGTCATCCTGCGCGCCCAGGGGTTCCTCGGCGCGCAGTCCCGGCGCGGCGGCGCGGGCGCGGCCCTGCGCCGCCTGGGGGCCGTCCAGCTCGACACGATCTCCGTGCTGGCCCGCTCCCACGAACTGGTCGCGTACGCACGCCTCGGCGCGGTCGGCAGGGCGGAGGTCGAGCGGGCCTACTGGGACGAGCCCGCCAGGGCCTTCGAGTACTGGTGTCATGCCGCCTGTGTCCTGCCGATCGACGACTGGCCGCTGTACGCCTTCAGGCGGAGGTATTTCCGGGCCAGGAAGTTCCGCTGGCACGAGGTGCCCGACAGTGTCGAGGCGGTGCTGCGGCGGGTCCGCGAGAACGGCCCGATCACCACCGCCGACATCGGCGGCGCCAAGAAGGGCGGCCCGTGGTGGGACTGGTCCGACTCCAAGATCGCCATTGAGTGGCTGCTCGACACCGGCGAGGTCGTCTGCACGCGCAGGGTGGGCTGGCGCCGCGTCTACGACCTGGCCGAGCGCACGGTTCCCGCACACCTGCTGGCCGAGGAGCTTTCCGACACCGAGTGCGTCACCCGGCTCGCCGGGATCGCCGGGCGCGCGCTCGGTGTGGCCACCCGCGCCGACCTCGTCGACTTCCTGCGTCTGAAGGCGCCCGCGGCGCTGCTGCTCGACGGCTGCCTGCGCGACGGGTCCGCCGGGCTGGTCCCCGTCCGCGTCCCCGAATGGCCCGAGCGTGCCGCCGACGCCTGGGCCGATCCCGTCGCGCTGGAGACCGGGCCCAGGGGCCGTCACCGTACGACCCCGCTCTCCCCGTTCGACTCCCTTGTCTGGGATCGCGCGCGCACCGCCCGCGTGTTCGGTTTCAACCACCGGCTTGAGGCGTACGTTCCCAGGGAGAGGCGTGTCCACGGTTACTTCACGATGCCGGTCCTGGCCGGAGGCCGGCTGATCGGGCGCGTCGACCCCGCCCGCGAGGGTGCCACGCTGGTGGCCCGCCAGGTGAGCCTTGAACCCGGCGTCACGCCCGGCAGGGGCGCGACCTGGATGGCCGAGGCGCTCTGGGAGGCGGCGAGCTGGGTCGGCTGCGACGCCGTCCGGGTCGAGCGGGTGGATCCTCTGCTGGCCGGCCCCCTTCAGGACGCCCTGGGCCGGGCGCGCTGA
- the secA gene encoding preprotein translocase subunit SecA: MPAFLDKILRAGEGKLLRKLKRIADQVNSIEDDFTSLTDAELRALTADYKQRYVDGESLDDLLPEAFATVREASRRVLGKRHFDVQIMGGANLHMGNIAEMRTGEGKTLTCTLPTYLNAISGKGVHVITVNDYLAKRDGDEMGRIHRFLGLEVGVILANMPADERRRQYNADITYGTNNEFGFDYLRDNMAWSLEECVQRGHHFAVVDEVDSILIDEARTPLIISGPGEQSGKWYSEFAKIVPRLRRGTEGKDGEENTGDYAVDEKKRTVGIFESGVEKVEDWLGIENLYKPEHTHLVGFLNNALKAKELYKKDKDYIVVDGEVLIVDEFTGRVLHGRRYNEGMHQAIEAKEGVKIKDENQTLATITLQNYFRLYETLSGMTGTAATEANEFHQTYKLGVVPIPTNRPMIRKDQADVVYKTEDAKFLASVEDIKERYERGQPVLVGTTSVAKSERLAKELKRKGVKHEVLNAKNHAREAAIIAEAGRKHAVTVATNMAGRGTDIMLGGNPDFRADLELRSRGLDPVETPEEYEKAWGEALEKAKEAVKAEHDEVTELGGLYVLGTERHESRRIDNQLRGRSGRQGDPGESRFYLSLEDDLMRLFNSARVEMIMTRLNIPDDVPIESGIVSKAIASAQHQVEQQNFEIRKNVLKYDEVMNRQRKVIYAERHRVLEGADLHEQIRGFVNDVIDEYIAGATAEGFAEEWDLDKLWKALGQLYPIGITADELIEEVGGREELTAQILTERVKADAMAAYDRREEEINAQAMSPDGMRVLERRVILSVLDRKWREHLYEMDYLQEGIGLRAMAQRDPLIEYQREGFEMFSQMLEGIKEESVGYLFNLEVEVQSNPIVEEADPAEDAAVAETRSIIARGLRGPQRPTELEYTAPGESGEVEHTRISSKAERDAYGNVERNAPCPCGSGKKYKRCHGDPRHVET; encoded by the coding sequence GTGCCAGCCTTTCTCGATAAGATTCTTCGCGCCGGCGAAGGCAAGCTTCTGCGTAAGCTCAAGCGGATCGCCGACCAGGTCAACTCCATTGAAGACGACTTCACGAGCCTGACCGATGCCGAGCTTCGCGCGCTGACCGCCGACTACAAGCAGCGCTACGTCGACGGCGAGTCCCTCGACGACCTGCTCCCCGAGGCTTTCGCCACCGTTCGTGAGGCCTCCCGGCGCGTGCTGGGCAAGCGCCACTTCGATGTGCAGATCATGGGCGGGGCCAACCTGCACATGGGCAACATCGCGGAGATGCGCACCGGTGAGGGCAAGACCCTCACCTGCACGCTGCCCACCTACCTCAACGCCATCTCGGGCAAGGGCGTCCACGTCATCACGGTCAACGACTACCTGGCCAAGCGGGACGGCGACGAGATGGGCCGCATCCACCGTTTCCTCGGTCTCGAGGTCGGCGTGATCCTGGCCAACATGCCCGCCGACGAGCGCCGCAGGCAGTACAACGCCGACATCACGTATGGCACGAACAACGAGTTCGGCTTCGACTACCTGCGTGACAACATGGCGTGGTCGCTGGAAGAGTGCGTGCAGCGCGGTCACCACTTCGCCGTGGTCGACGAGGTCGACTCGATCCTCATCGACGAGGCCAGGACGCCGCTGATCATCTCAGGGCCCGGCGAGCAGTCCGGCAAGTGGTACTCCGAGTTCGCCAAGATCGTCCCCCGGCTTCGCAGGGGCACCGAGGGCAAGGACGGCGAGGAGAACACCGGCGACTACGCCGTCGACGAGAAGAAGCGCACGGTCGGCATCTTCGAGTCCGGTGTGGAGAAGGTCGAGGACTGGCTCGGCATCGAGAACCTCTACAAGCCCGAGCACACCCACCTGGTCGGCTTCCTCAACAACGCGCTGAAGGCCAAGGAACTCTACAAGAAGGACAAGGACTACATCGTCGTCGACGGCGAGGTCCTGATCGTCGACGAGTTCACCGGTCGCGTCCTGCACGGCCGCCGCTACAACGAGGGCATGCACCAGGCCATCGAGGCGAAGGAAGGCGTCAAGATCAAGGACGAGAACCAGACTCTCGCCACGATCACGCTGCAGAACTACTTCCGCCTCTACGAGACGCTCTCCGGCATGACCGGCACCGCGGCGACCGAGGCCAACGAGTTCCACCAGACCTACAAGCTCGGTGTCGTCCCGATCCCGACGAACCGGCCGATGATCCGCAAGGACCAGGCCGACGTGGTCTACAAGACCGAGGACGCCAAGTTCCTGGCCAGCGTCGAGGACATCAAGGAGCGCTACGAGAGGGGCCAGCCGGTCCTGGTCGGCACCACGAGCGTCGCCAAGTCCGAGCGCCTGGCCAAGGAGCTCAAGCGCAAGGGCGTCAAGCACGAGGTCCTCAACGCCAAGAACCACGCCCGTGAGGCCGCGATCATCGCCGAGGCGGGCCGCAAGCACGCCGTCACGGTGGCCACCAACATGGCCGGTCGAGGCACCGACATCATGCTCGGCGGCAACCCCGACTTCCGCGCCGACCTGGAGCTGCGCAGCCGCGGCCTCGACCCGGTCGAGACCCCGGAGGAGTACGAGAAGGCCTGGGGCGAGGCGCTGGAGAAGGCCAAGGAGGCCGTGAAGGCCGAGCACGACGAGGTCACCGAACTCGGTGGCCTCTACGTCCTGGGCACCGAACGGCACGAGTCGCGGCGCATCGACAACCAGCTCCGCGGCCGTTCGGGCCGCCAGGGCGACCCGGGCGAGTCGCGCTTCTACCTCTCGCTCGAGGACGACCTCATGCGCCTGTTCAACTCGGCCAGGGTCGAGATGATCATGACGCGCCTCAACATCCCGGACGACGTCCCGATCGAGTCGGGCATCGTCTCCAAGGCCATCGCCTCCGCCCAGCATCAGGTCGAGCAGCAGAACTTCGAGATCCGCAAGAACGTTCTGAAGTACGACGAGGTCATGAACCGGCAGCGCAAGGTGATCTACGCCGAGCGCCACCGGGTGCTGGAGGGCGCGGACCTGCACGAGCAGATTCGCGGCTTCGTCAACGACGTGATCGACGAGTACATCGCGGGTGCCACCGCGGAGGGCTTCGCCGAGGAGTGGGACCTCGACAAGCTGTGGAAGGCACTCGGCCAGCTCTACCCGATCGGCATCACCGCGGATGAGCTCATCGAGGAGGTGGGAGGCCGCGAGGAGCTCACCGCCCAGATCCTCACCGAGCGGGTGAAGGCCGACGCGATGGCCGCCTACGACCGTCGCGAGGAGGAGATCAACGCGCAGGCCATGAGCCCGGACGGCATGCGGGTGCTGGAGCGCCGCGTCATCCTGTCGGTTCTCGACCGCAAGTGGCGCGAGCACCTCTACGAGATGGACTACCTTCAGGAGGGCATCGGCCTGCGCGCGATGGCCCAGCGCGACCCGCTGATCGAATACCAGCGCGAGGGCTTCGAGATGTTCTCCCAGATGCTTGAGGGCATCAAGGAGGAATCGGTCGGTTACCTGTTCAACCTTGAGGTCGAGGTGCAGAGCAACCCGATCGTCGAGGAGGCCGACCCCGCCGAGGACGCGGCGGTCGCGGAGACCCGCTCGATCATCGCCCGCGGCCTGCGCGGCCCGCAGCGTCCCACCGAGCTGGAGTACACGGCTCCGGGCGAGAGCGGTGAGGTGGAGCACACCCGGATCAGCAGCAAGGCCGAGCGTGACGCGTACGGCAACGTCGAGCGCAACGCCCCGTGCCCCTGCGGTTCCGGCAAGAAGTACAAGCGCTGCCACGGCGACCCCAGGCACGTCGAGACCTGA
- a CDS encoding Rv3235 family protein, producing the protein MSPPRRPAPLPRIAPSPAAEPPYDDDRPATDTPAMPPYVQGTLALTLEPEVPAPPTGKPLIWGPPGAIPDERRLRALAQAVAEILSGRRPPASVSCHMTGRAQAELARSGKIINSARPPRAGRAHVSQPEDGVVEMCAVVDCGDRSRVLALRLERRGVRWLCTEFETTP; encoded by the coding sequence GACGTCCGGCACCACTCCCCCGGATCGCGCCGTCACCCGCCGCCGAGCCACCCTACGACGATGACCGCCCCGCGACAGACACCCCGGCCATGCCTCCGTACGTGCAGGGAACCCTGGCCCTCACCCTCGAACCCGAGGTGCCGGCACCTCCGACCGGGAAGCCGCTGATCTGGGGCCCGCCGGGGGCGATCCCCGACGAGCGGCGGCTGCGGGCACTCGCGCAGGCCGTCGCCGAGATCCTGTCCGGCAGGCGGCCCCCGGCGAGCGTCTCCTGTCACATGACCGGCAGGGCCCAGGCCGAGCTGGCCAGGAGCGGGAAGATCATCAACAGCGCGCGCCCGCCCCGGGCGGGCAGAGCCCATGTCTCCCAGCCCGAGGACGGGGTGGTGGAGATGTGCGCCGTGGTCGACTGCGGTGACCGCTCGCGCGTCCTGGCGCTGAGGCTGGAGCGCAGGGGCGTGCGGTGGCTGTGCACCGAGTTCGAGACGACGCCCTGA